Sequence from the Thunnus maccoyii chromosome 11, fThuMac1.1, whole genome shotgun sequence genome:
TTTATGgcaaactgccaaaaacaagtcaatgagatgcagcagtgaaacaacaagcatttgaaacagctgttctgtattttgaaacagtcaataaaattcagtaaatagtgaagctgcccatttcattattttatattcatgtaataaatatacaaatgtcaataaGATGGTAATCAGCataagaaattaagaaaaagaaaaaaaaggttatagtaatcatccgcttatagtgatcaatttgacctaGACggacgtgatcactataagcggtttcctGTACTGTATCCTTCTTTCAAGCCTTGGAAAACACCCAGACCAATATAAGACCAATATGATATGTTAATGTACAAGTCTGTTtcataaattatattattatttcatctgtttatttGCAGTGAGCTTGAACTTAAAGGGATAGCTACCTGTACCAGTTGACATGTGACACTGTGTCACAGTATACTCTATACTGTGTTATACTGCtgtaaaagaaaattgaatagtaggttatcattttataaatcttttgtatatatgttacaaatgttttcaaactaaggagtcaatgtttgttatcaactgaatgtgatgtaatgtcatcgtcattttggggacacatgttggtgaagaaatcctactcctaggctagttgaatTCTTGAACCTGTTTTtatctgagggttgcttgctgacctctggggttagctagagatatctgTCTTAAGCCtgctgttttagagaccatacttgtttgtaagaaggtgtaatggtttgtggaagtgtccatttagggaccagactgtttttagctttgcttctggagaggtataaagctgtctagtttgagttcacaatctttagagaaagggctggctttagggaaagggccagctgaacatcatgctttctctccaaaaatacaagatgattgtatttttgtttgtgtttggacatttgtataattgttactgacgatgtgatggattgtacagtgtttacaactgcttcaacaagtaacaatgtttaatgctttctttatgtctccatgtgcctTCTTTCtcgagagaaaatttccacaacactgCCCAAACCTAATATCAAGTTTGTGAAACAAGTTCAGGAAAACACCTCAGCTGAGCAGTCCCTCCATCAAATATGTGTAAGTGTACAGCTTTGGGCCTTGATTTTTCTGCACTTGGCAGGaacagaaacaagctgtgaatgaaatactgacatattatcaccttttaagttgacttgttagcaaacagttgcctctTTGCAGATCCAGCAGCaaacatggagcaacattagcattcatttggagtcatatttAAGATTACCGGACAAATGTGCAAATGGATGTCCAGTAGtcactctcctttcagctctgtttttgctctctactaACTCCTgatggaaatatctggctctttggCTTGCTCACCAGATAGGCGctaagtttgtttgtttgctgtttcaCACTGTTTGGTACactgggtttttagagcttttgtgctaaaaacagctgcctactgcATTTGGAAATAATGCTGATGAAAGCAGTGAGAATggaccaaaacattaaaactgtgggccgtaaaaccaaaacaaatagTTAAAAGATGCCTAATGGCTCTGCAGAGCTGatgggagctgcagagttgagtgATGGTTCTCTGTGGGTTTGGGACTACAAGTGACCCTTCTCACACTACACatactgttttcattgttattatgaTCCATTGttattatagaaatattgattatagctgctttaaatatTGGACTCTGAGCAAACAAATACTAAAGGTCATGATAGACATCAtcaactggagaaaaaaagcaTCATTGTTCAGCAAtgattgcatcacatgttgttATGTGGTGGCTGCATCATGTGTTGacactgaatgttgtttttgttaacacCTCTGATTGCAGTGACACCTGAGAAAATGAGATGTCATCATCTGACACTAATCCATGCAGGTGTGAACACACTTCCTGTCTGGGGAGGTTCAGCACACTGACATTAAGAGCAACTAATGGGCAAAAATGTTGTTCACTGAGAGGCAAATTAAATCTCATAGGACTAATCtgaacatgtgcatgtgtgcttaGCCACAACACACAGGCAAATGCCTGAGGTAATATGCAGTAAATGGATATTTtgccaaacaaacactgatctATTGAGAGTTGAGTTTTTGCACTTCACTTTCACAAAGTCCAccacaacatttacattaattatGTCTCATGTGACAATACTTGCAGAAGACTATATTTTTATCTAGTTTTTCACAtgaacattacacacacacataaacattagTGGAAAAGTTAAAGCATTAAAACTTGTTTTATGTGCGCTTTCAATTTGCAAGCAAAACACCAAAATGGTCCTGACAAAAGctaaaacactgcaaaacatttaccatatcaaaaaagaaaagatgcaaTAAAGGCTGATGGAAAGAGAATTTCTGTTTCAGTTGTGgtacctgctgctgtttcttctACTGTTGACAAAGCATTTATGTCTTGCAGCCACTCACCGTTACAGGCCTCCACTCCAGCAGAATGCAaacaataaagaataaaagGAGTAGGGGTGTCAGAAGTGAACTCAAAGGTAGTTGATGTAAATACATATTGactcacattttattttccttaaaTTTCATGAATACgcttaaaactgaaacaaaactacagacaccattatttttcttgtgattatacatatatatatattacgGCACTACATACTATAGTGAAGAACTATGTAGGTTTGAGAATTTAAAAACCTGGTCTGCTACTTGTGTATTTCCTCCTATTAAGCATGGATGGTGATGGGTGATGGGTGATGGGTGATGACGCTaataaagaggaagaaagaagattACTAtactttataaaataaatatactataAAAACAACTGAGAGATATCGTTAGGCCTTTGACATCAAGAGTGACATTGACATGCTGTCCAATACTTCCAAGAGAGGTGGAACTAGGCCTTTTTCTGAAAACAAGACTCCTACAGACATGCTAGTGAGCTACATGTAACCAATTTAgtgtagcatgttagcatgctaacacttgctAATTAGCGCCAATCATGCAGTACAGCTGGGACTcagaaaataaatagttttacagtatttattcaaACAAAAGTACTGAACAGATTAATTTTTTTATCTGGTCGTGGAACTAGGTGAAAGATATAGTATTTATGTGGGCTACTTTTTCCACTGGAACTGATACTATACTAAttgtactgtatacagtatatactaatCTTTATAGTATGCTGTTTTTTGCAGATAGTATACATACTTTATACTACTGCTACTATTTGTATAGTACTTTCAAGCTAGGAGCACAAAGTACTTTCCAATGCAGAAAATACAATCAcacaaataaaaccatcaaaataaacacaaaatctgTCAGTTACACAACAAAGCTGTTATGTAAACAAGTCTAGTTGTCACACAAGAAGGTGATTTTATAAAAACGTATTTGaagacagttttaaaaaatgacagtgtCAGCAGACTGAACACGAACTGGAAGACTATTCCAAAGCCGATGAGCCTGTACAATAAAAGTTTGATCACCCTTTGACCTTAACCTGGACTCTGGAACAACTAACAGGTCTCACCCAGCAGATCTAAGAGGCCTTTTGAACAGGGAGGAGTGAAGGAGTTCACTGATGTAGTCAGGCACCTGGCCATGTAAAGCCTTTTAAGTAATGAGCaggattttaaaatggattCTAAAGGAAACTGGTAACCAGTGCAAAGAGGCTAATACTGGGGTGATGTGAGAAGTGCATTTGGCTGCAGACTTATGCACAGTCTGAAGCTGAGCTACAGCTCCAGTATTAAGGCAGGTAAATCGTTACTATAAGCGTTACTATAGTCCAGGTGTGAAGATTTAaagtgcagatttttttttttttttttttggtattgcTAAAACACAACATTGCCTGCTGGATCTTGAAAAAATTCCTGAGttggtaaaatatttttgtgtctttagtTTAGTGTAGCTCACTGTCAAAGATAACGCCCTTAATATTTGGAATAAGGGGACTTAAGAGTGGCTGGTCTTGTTCTGGGATGGATCCAATATATGCACTGTGCAAAGACAATCATAATGCAGCTTTAGAATGCCACTGCAAGCAAATTGTTTTTCCAAAAACTCAATAGTTATTTTGTGctctctgatgtgtttctggAGCTTTTTCACCAGTGCCTTCCCGAGAGCCACACAGCGTGGCTAGAAACATATGGAAATTGTTGACTGTTACATGATAATGCTCTGTGGGTCCATCACAACGAGCAGTTCCTTCTTACGTTCGAGtagttaaaaactttgtaataactcgaagttgcagtgccacatcacaccttacaatgtaaaacaatggggaggcaatctatgggcatgaactttgtgtcaaacagaggcttctgacatctaaactataagtttGACTACcttcaaacctgtatcaatggattcgccacaaaatttcctactaaaatatatgatttttgatgtaagatttggccaaagtaatgagatttatgaggagatttcacaaaaagTGTAACCTACAAttctgctcctggtgatgtcactccctcagtgctgtggaacattccgcaatacacactcattataaaatcacaggaggagcaagaaaagactttaaaactcacactctaatatctcaaaaacaataaaagatagaaaaaacatgtaaattcaagatttgtaggtcaaagtctcatggctcatttaaagttcaaatgaaggtCAAAGTTCAAGTGAAGTAATAATAGCAGTGTGTTTAAAAAGGTGAGTAAACCTCAAAATGCTtcaaataaattgtattttaattaacaCAAATGAATTGGGGACACAGCACATTCTATTTCAAAGCAAGAAAACTGGAAAAAGTAATTGAATTTGataatattttacagaaagtcaaataaaatgttcaaaaaaataGCAGTgttgatttctttctttacaaactcaaaaatgtactgtataaactAAGAAATGCTTGAAGATTCAACTTTCCTGAGAATCATAAACTAATATTTAGTTGCATAACCACGGTTTCTGATAACTGCTTCACATCTGTGGTACATGGAGTCGACCAACTTCTGGCACCGGTCAACAGGTATTGCAGCCCAGGACAATTGTACTACGTTCCACAATTCCTCTGCATTTCTTGGTTTTGCCTCATGAACAGCATTTTTTATGTCAGCCCACAAGTTTTCTATGGGATTAAGGTCCGGGGATTGTGCTGGCCACTCCATTACTTGAATTCTGTTTGTCTGGAACCATGATTTTGCTCGCTTGCTgatgtgtttggggtcattgtcttGTTGAAACACCCTCTTCAGCATACGGCAACATGTCTTCTTCCAGTATTCTGATGTACTCAAACTGATCCATGATCCCTGGTATGCGATAAATAGGACCAACACCATAGTACGAGAAACATCCCCATATCATGATGCTTGCACCACCATGCTTCACCGTCTTCACTGTGCACTGTGGCTTGAATTCAGTGTTTGCAGGACGTCTGACAAACTGTCTGTGGCCCTTAGACCCAAAAAGAACAATCTCACTCTCATCAGTCCACAAAATATTACGCCATTTCTTTTTAGGCCAGTCAATGTGTTCTTTGGCAAATTGTAACCGCTTCagcacatgtattttttaacaatggGACTTTGCGGGGGCTTCTTGCTGGTAGCTTGGCTTCACATAGACGTCGTCTAATTGTTACAGTACTCACAAGCAATCTTAGATCTCCTTCGATCCTCCTGGAGCTGATCATTGGCTGAGCCTTTGCCATTTTGGTTATTCTCCGATCCATTcaaatagttgtttttctttttcttcctcgcCTTTCTGGTTTTGGCTGCCATTTTAAAGCATTTGATATCATTTTCTACACTTCTTCATAGGTTTTCCCctcttttattaatttcttaatCAAAGAACGCTCTTCTTCTGAACACTGTCTTGAACGACccattttactctgtttttcaAGGACAAATGCACAGCCAGCATATACAGCGTCAGTTGCCTTGATCCTTATATAAGGGCCACCTGTTTAAAAcctatttttttcacataatcAATGACCTCACTAATTGAACTCAGCACTGCTGTTTTTTAGAACACGCCCCTTTCAGTAGATGATTCAGTTTCACAGAATCAGCAGCATGCACGTCACGCCTGTTGGGTCTGTTGGTTTTCTATACCTTTACTAAACCTTCTAGAAACTTACTTGCAGTGTAGAAGTTGAAATTCTAACAAAAACAGTGATTTATCTTGCTAGTGATGTGGGACTGCTATTATTTTGATCACAACTgtatgtatctaaaactatgtggaagcagtaaatgttcaaaaaggtgtgggtttgctcacactctccattcaaatatatgagtatttttctgtgtccagctgcagttacttattgtctctacacacctgacagtacacatgtcaatcaagctttgaccaggtcatgtgggttaaaagtctttacttttctaaaaatagacttgatgaaaattaggaaataaatttgttttacacacaaaatcatcaagagttttcaatttactaattgaaattcaagtgaatgggcccaaaacttgcatgattttgatgacacagatgtgagcaagacagacatgtctcaccctgcagaaaattctcatcctgtcaatcaaacgttcaaaataaaagcacaccacacttgtaagaaatatccatcatttttaaaaagcaaaatgatctgatcccaaAGGGCCAGAGTGGGAGATCCCaccaacactgcttgcagctttaattagagGTAGATTCAGATGTACATTGAAGAGCTGCTTGAAAAGCTTAATTTAACTTCATTTAACTTCATTTtcttaaaatttttaaaaatcttgtatgtatgtaattacGCCATGACATCATATATATGTAAATCAGCATGTGAAGTCATCTAGCAACATCTAGCAACTTTTCCTGCAGGCTTTAGCTATttcccactgaaaatagttggcaacactgCTAAAAACCTGTTAACTTCACTCAAACTTGACTCGACTGCCAATACTCATAGCAGCTCTCGTACACAGTCACTTGCCTCCACACATCTTGTACATGCTGATATACTGCGTGTGTGCTGAACAATACAGACCATCAATGATTTTTCCTCTATAATGTCTCAAAGGCATTTTGTTAGTTTCAAACAAGAAGCTTTAATCTGTAAtactaaattatttttcatgactGTTCTCTGATCTGTGGCCTGAATATTCTGTGTGAGGCCAAAACAGCATCTGTGATCACAGAAGATGCAATAGCAAGAAATGAGTTGATTATTTGGGTTTCTGCATGTTTGAAGTGGGTCAGTTTCCAGGATGTAGGTTATAATTCTAAAACCTGATACTCAAAAGGTTGTGATTGATTGAGTTTACAGATGTGTTTAAACAAATATTGTTGTTAATGTAAACAGACATTTCATCAATGTGGTAACTCTTTTGCCTGTATTTCAGCTTTAGTGTGAGGTTATGCAATACTTTTTTGGTACAGAACAAACTGTCAAGTGGATTGGAAAATGCAGCATGTCTATTTCCACAGCAGTCATTTTGCTCATGTATACTGTTCCATTTTCTCCCCCTAAGTGCTGGACCCACCTCTCCTGTCACATTTGTGGGATACAGTGATAGGAATTATAATGCcattgtttagttttttatttctaaaactgCTCATTTTGTGGTTTGTCTCCAACTGTAGCATCAGCCCTCTTCTGtcttataaaatgaaaatggcagcagagagaaaaaacatacaacagatTGTAATTCCTTCATAAAACTGACAATGAGTAAAGTGATGCGCAGTTTTGTCATGTACTGTTCATATGtacagaaggagaagaaaggatTTTCACAAATTTTTGAATTCAGTTAAAGTCTTTGTAGAGCAGATATCATCTCAGTCACTCCACATCCTCTCTACAGTATGTTGGCATCACAGGAGCCAGGCTGCAGTATCTGAAGAGTCACAATGAGTTTAATAGCTTTTCTAAACCAGGGGTAGAACAAGGCATATATCACAGGGTTCAGGCAGGAGTTAAAAtgcaagagagagagcacaaatAATTCAGCTGAAGTATTGGGTGAAATGTACCCTGCAAGAGAAACCCAATAGTATGGGCATAAACATATTAGAAACACAACTACAAGAATACCAAGAGTCTTGGCTGCTTTCAACTCAGATTTCTTTGATGTTAGAGTCAGTGAAACCTGGAGTGTCACAGCTGCAACGTGAGAGCGCATTGCACGAGCCTGAGACACAGCTACTACAAACACTCTCATATACAGGATTATGATGAGAGTAACTGGAACAATAAAGTTCAGAACAAAGTCAACAAGTCCTGAAATATAGtcaaggacaaacacacactctccctgaCAGGGAGAGTGTTTACCTGGTTGAGTCACTTCGTCCTTTGTAAAGACAATGCTGAAGAGAGCAGAAAAGAaccaacacagacaaacacagagtttAACTCTTCTCACAGTGATTCTGGTGGTGTAATGCAGAGGGTCACAAATAGCCACATAGCGGTCAACTGATACGAGCACCATGTTTCCTACCGAGGAAGAGGTAATGATGAAGGATATATaatgacacagaaaacacatgaaatcacCAAGAAACCAGCAGGATATTTGTTGGAGAACTGCTCCTGGCATCAGCACGAGGCCCACGAGAAAGTCTGATACAgccagagagaaaaggaggaggttGGTGGGTGTGTGGAGCTGCctggaaataaagagaaatgcATCATTAAACCAACAAGTCCTTATATCTAAATGATAAAACAACTCAAACAACTATTCCAAAAAACtatgagtgttttctgaccTGCCACATCTATAGTTAACACATGGTTAAGTGTAGACAATCAAAACTACTTGGTTATGGTTGACATACATTGATTATTGGGGGGAGACAGGACATGAACCACTGTCTCCAGTGTTGCAAAAACATTGGCAGTAAGGCACAATATTAGTCTAGTGTTCCAAGGTGCAACATTACTTAGTAGTAGCTCAAACACaattcttcttttaaatctaaCTGTATATATTAATACGTTTTAAAAATGTAGGATCTGCAGATAATCGTATCTCTGCCTGAAGTGGGAGACTGAGATGATGACGAGCAGGTTGGGAGCCACAGtgagcagagagaaggaggacaGCAGAATCATCAGAAACACAGTTTGGAACCCAGAAGACATTGGCCtcctgcaggaagtgttgaggaGTTGTGGAAAGCAGAGCTCTGCTCCATCCTGGACCTCCATCATCAGAGATCAtcagagagctgcagctctGGCAGCTTTCTGACCAGAACTCTGAGTTATACAACTACTTTATCTCTTCACtcaccccacccccctctctcttaGTCTCTGTTGGACTGCGATgtccctcctcctgctctctacACATAAAAACCTTCATTATCTCATCACTTTCCCTCTGACTTTTGCAACTTTCCCTCTCTcattgcctctctctctcctgcctcctatctttgttgttctctgtgcttgtttcctttcttttgtcCTACTTCTGCCTTTTTTCATGTCACTTAATgtttaaacagaaaacagtgttgCATGAAAAATCagccattcattcatttcaggtGGTACTTCCATCCCCCTGTTTTTATGTGCCGTTTCAATTTGCTCATTTTAGACATTctctttttaaacaaactagtgcagtgcccgcTCAAAACGTGCCTTGTCGGAACGGGCtgatttctcaatacctagagagagTTGTGCCCCTCCCCTTAACGCCTGAGACGCAGACTATCAGTAGACTCTACAATTTATCGATGTTCCCGAAACGCCTGCAAGACACTATAATTTACCCATGTTCCCTAAACGCTTCACACGCAGGCTATTGGTAGACGCTGCAATTTACCGATGCTCCCTAAATACCTCACACACAGAATGTTTGGAGACTACAATttttgcaatggcagagtggcgccGTCCATATTTCCATTTGTTGACTCCACAGGCAGAAGAAGCAGCAAATCAACATTGTAGAAACAACATTGTTTATGACgtatttcatatatttctgaacgtgcctgagacatccagcactaAGTCTTGCATGTTCATGccgagtttcattcacagtaacGTTACACAGATCTTAGGTCTCTTAAACGTTTTCAAATCATTaacactatggatgtaatcccacctcagaccacaatgtgggtttcAATGGCAGAGTAGCGCTGTCCGTATTTCAGCTCTATAACTCCACGGGTTGAAGAAGCAAACATTATTTAAGGGGTATTTTTGAGCAAAACTCAAGACCATGAAATGCCCTCCCATCGTCTGATCCATGTGCAGCTCATCCTGTCTTCAcactgtttcagtgtttttcactcCGGGACTGACACCAGTTTCATAGACAACACATTCGCAATGCAGCTGGGTAATGGGTGGGAACCCCTGGTCAAACCCATTGAAGTAAGCATCCTAGATATCATCTCTTGGTGACTAACAGAACTGTTCCTGTCCAGCTGGGTATGTCAGGTAACCACCATGCAACACTCACCTTCCATGTCACTGACACACCTCAACTTCCTCTCATTCTGGTGTTTCCATGGCTATGCAGGCATAACCCTCACAAACCAGTCATCTAGGGTTATTTTGGGATGGGGTGACCACTGTTATATTGTTTACCTCACATCTGCCCTGTCTTAAGCTCCCAGTAACACCTCTGTATCTGAGTGTCCAGATCTCTCAGGAGTTCCTTCAGAGTACCTGGATCTGAAGGTAGTTAGATAGTTAAAAGATGCCTAATGGCTCTGCAGAGCTGatgggagctgcagagtcgagTGATGGTTCTCTGTGGGTTTGGGACTACAAGTGACCCTTCTCAcactacacatactgtattcatTGTTATTATGATCCATTGttattatagaaatattgattatagctgctttaaatatTGGACGCTGAGCAAACAAATACTAAAGGTCATGATAGACATCAtcaactggagaaaaaaagcaTCATTGTTCAGCAAtgattgcatcacatgttgttATGTGGTGGCTGCATCATGTGTTTACACTGAACGTTGTTTTTGTTAACACCTCTGATTGCAGTGACACCTGAGAAAATGAGATGTCATCATCTGACACTAATCCATGCAGGTGTGAACACACTTCCTGTCTGGGGAGGTTCAGCACACTGACATTAAGAGCAACTAATGGGCAAAAATGTTGTTCACTGAGAGGCAAATTAAATCGCATAGGACTAATCtgaacatgtgcatgtgtgcttaGCCACAACACACAGGCAAATGCCTGAGGTAATATGCAGTAAATGGATATTTtgccaaacaaacactgatctATTGAGAGTTGAGTTTTTGCACTTCACTTTCACAAAGTCCAccacaacatttacattaattatGTCTCATGTGACAATACTTGCAGAAGACTGTATTTTTATCTAGTTTTTCCTTTGACTTCCATATAGTTGTATGCATGATAACTTGATTTATGACCTCAGCACTCCCCATGTTACTGTTACATAGCATTTCACAtgaacattacacacacacatgaacattaGTGGAAAAGTTAAAGCATTAAAACTTGTTTTATGTGCGCTTTCAATTTGCAAGCAAAACACCAAAATGGTCCTGACAAAAGctaaaacactgcaaaacatttaccatatcaaaaaagaaaagatgcaaTAAAGGCTGATGGAAAGAGAATTTCTGTTTCAGTTGTGgtacctgctgctgtttcttctACTGTTGACAAAGCATTTATGTCTTGCAGCCACTCACCGTTACAGGCCTCCACTCCAGCAGAATGCAaacaataaagaataaaagGAGTAGGGGTGTCAGAAGTGAACTCAAAGGTAGTTGATGTAAATactcacattttattttccttaaaTTTCATGAATACgcttaaaactgaaacaaaactacagacaccattatttttcttgtgattatacatatatatatattacagcACTACATATTATAGTGAAGAACTATGTAGGTTTGAGAATTTAAAAACCTGGTACGCTACTTGTGTATTTCCTCCTGTTAAGCAACATACAGTGATGGGTGATGAAGATaataaagaggaagaaagaagattACTAtactttataaaataaatatactataAAAACAACTGAGAGATATCGTTAGGCCTTTGACATCAAGAGTGACATTGACATGCTGTCCAATACTTCCAAGAGAGGTGGAACTAGGCCTTTTTCTGAAAACAAGACTCCTACAGACATGCTAGTGAGCTACATGTAACCAATTTAgtgtagcatgttagcatgctaacacttgctAATTAGCGCCAATCATGCAGTACAGCTGGGACTcagaaaataaatagttttacagtatttattcaaACAAAAGTACTGAACAGATTAATTTTTTTATCTGGTCGTGGAACTAGGTGAAAGATATAGTATTTATGTGGGCTACTTTTTCCACTGGAACTGATACTATACTAAttgtactgtatacagtatatactaatCTTTATAGTATGCTGTTTTTTGCAGATAGTATACATACTTTATACTACTGCTACTATTTGTATAGTACTTTCAAGCTAGGAGCACAAAGTACTTTCCAATGCAGAAAATACAATCAcacaaataaaaccatcaaaataaacacaaaatctgTCAGTTACACAACAAAGCTGTTATGTAAACAAGTCTAGTTGTCACACAAGAAGGTGATTTTATAAAAACGTATTTGaagacagttttaaaaaatgacagtgtCAGCAGACTGAACACGAACTGGAAGACTATTCCAAAGCCGATGAGCCTGTACAATAAAAGTTTGATCACCCTTTGACCTTAACCTGGACTCTGGAACAACTAACAGGTCTCACCCAGCAGATCTAAGAGGCCTTTTGAACAGAGAGGAGTGAAGGAGTTCACTGATGTAGTCAGGCACCTGGCCATGTAAAGCCTTTTAAGTAATgagtaggattttaaaatggattCTAAAGGAAACTGGTAACCAGTGCAAAGAGGCTAATACTGGGGTGATGTGAGAAGTGCATTTGGCTGCAGACTTATGCACAGTCTGAAGCTGAGCTACAGCTCCAGTATTATAGTAGCAGGTAAATCGTTACTATAAGCGTTACTATAGTCCAGGTGTGAAGATTTAaagtgcagatttttttttttttttttttggtatt
This genomic interval carries:
- the LOC121906568 gene encoding trace amine-associated receptor 13c-like; protein product: MEVQDGAELCFPQLLNTSCRRPMSSGFQTVFLMILLSSFSLLTVAPNLLVIISVSHFRQLHTPTNLLLFSLAVSDFLVGLVLMPGAVLQQISCWFLGDFMCFLCHYISFIITSSSVGNMVLVSVDRYVAICDPLHYTTRITVRRVKLCVCLCWFFSALFSIVFTKDEVTQPGKHSPCQGECVFVLDYISGLVDFVLNFIVPVTLIIILYMRVFVVAVSQARAMRSHVAAVTLQVSLTLTSKKSELKAAKTLGILVVVFLICLCPYYWVSLAGYISPNTSAELFVLSLLHFNSCLNPVIYALFYPWFRKAIKLIVTLQILQPGSCDANIL